attttattctACTTGCTTTTTCAGTAAAACAAAGAAGATCCTCATCCTTGCATTCAAGAATTCAGGAAATGACGCCCCATGGATTGCTCGGAAGGTGGGAATCATTTTATCTCAGAGTGAGAAACTGTTTTTATGGTGAGTGAATTTGTGAAGGTTTGTCCATGTTGACAGTGGTGAAAATGTCTCCTTGTCGATCATCTTTAACTCAATAATTCCTTCCAGATTGTGAACTACGTGCACAAGCCAGCCAAATGATATGTCCAGGAATTCAATTGTCCTCTGGTAAAGAACTTCTTTCCATTAAGCATTTCTTCTAAAATCTTCAGATTTTCTCTAACCAAGGCCATTCCTTCATTCTGATTTCTCCCTTGtgagaaaagagaaaacacCACAAGTTGACTTGAAACAATGCTGCTAAATTACAATCTTTTCACCTTAACTTCAAGAGAAACTGATGAGATTAAATTGGATGTTGTCTTCTAGTTGTAGTCTCACTAGTTTTTACCtgttttgttttgcaaaaaaaatctatatgttTATGTTTGTAAAGATTTCATTACTCTTCCTTCTTTCTCATCAGATAAATCCTTGGGTGGAGGTAAATTCTCTTAATAACAAACGTATTTTGAAGTCCTCAAACTGTGCAACTTTTTagttttcttgcttttgtttttctgcatctttatttcaatttataattataaactgCAAATCAGAAACCCTAACCACGTGAAAACAAAGTAAACCTGTGACAAActgtaaataaaaaacatagattatGAAGTACCTAATCATCGCCAAATTTGGAATAGACGTGTGCGCTCGCTTTTCCATGAGGATGTTTTGGCTAGATAGCATTCTCTTTCCATGTTTCCTCAATGTATTCAAGAAATGACCAGGGATTCACAGATTGGTTTACCGTTGTGAACTAACACTGGGACTTTCTTATGAACTGGATTGTACTTCAACAGGATTTCACTCTTGTTAGCGAGATCTTCAACATGTTCAAATTTAATTTCCTTCAGCTTCAATGCCCATATGTTTCGAAGGGCATGCAGGCATATACAAGCACCGAAAAGTTGCACTTCTTCTGCTGTCATTGCTACAACTTTCAAAGCCGAAACTTTTTGTTGTAAGTCCCTGCTCTATTTATGCTCAATACCAAGTTTCTTGTGTTCATCTTCTAAGACTCCTATGCAATATCAACGTATTCTGTATCATCTTAAAgcaatgctaattttttttttaataaaaagtttaatcAAGAATGTTGTTGCTATGGTAATATTGTGAAGGGTTTTCTTAAACTATTAAAtgattttgttcatgtttatatacattttttttattcttattttatttatgcgAAGAAGTAGGAATTGATCGTCCAATTCATGCTCCTACACTCGGAGACGAGGAGTTTAGGATATGAGCCTGAATCCACAATTAGGTATTCGTTATAACTACCATTGTATCCAACAAGACTTGAACTTAGAATAATTGAAAGTCTTACATTTGTATTTTACAGTGGGCCAATGCTGTTAGGTTATAAATTCTTTGGCACatattgatttttatgataataAGCTAACATCGTAAGGATTTTTTAACTTTATGCCGTAATCCTACTTTATTCCATAAAGTATTACTAACTTTATTCTGTAATATTACTTTATTCCATAAATTCCATAAAGTATTACGTTTTTTCCCCCACTGGAGCTAAAATGTTTGTTAAATTTGGTATCATTGTAGGCAATTGTTGAACATAGggggaaaaaattataaaatgaatgaaataaacTTTAAAGGCAATTTctttaaatatgaatttaacttataatttcttattgtattgattattatgtattaagttggtttattttttatcatatgatCTTTTGTTGATTGTTTGTAGGTTTGTCATCATCTTCCATCATGCAGAAAAACCGAGGATgtgcaatatcatatatatatatatatatatatatcatatatataatagctTAAGAATGACCGagatataatttatataaaatataaaagaggaACCAAAAAATATTTGAGCCATTTAGGTTGAGAATATGGTTGTAGGTGGACGAATGATGAGGTGATCTATTAGCaccggtttttttttttaaattgtttgtgTTCCTGCCGAAGATAtcgatttgaattttaattcatataaaatgATGGCATAAATATATTGAGATatattaactttatatttatgtatgttttgATGTAATTTGTCCATTTTGTtaaagagagaaagagttacTTGCGTGAAATATTGGAAGAAATGTGTTTTTAGGTTGAGGGTGTTGTGCTTGCTTGGTTTGATCTTGTTGAGATGTATGTAacatgttttgttttatattattttaaatggtttGTTCATTGCTggagaaataatttaaataattatatttataattaattttttaaatattaatacaaataaaaattattattagttaaaaaTGTATTACTGTAGTGACTAATCATGTATTAAACTAATCAAGTTTTCGACCTCTAATATTAGAGTAAAGTGTCTTAACCACTAAATTATTACTGTAGTGACTCCAACTAATTTagaattctattttttaattaaaataataataataatgaaaataaaaatatataaataaatttctagaaaatggagaaatcattcaaatgGACCCACCACCCTTTTTGTATGAACGGAAGTGTGTCAAACAACATCTGAAATTCTTGTATACCAACCAACCACACAACACCATCCGGTCTGAACTCTGAAGCCGCCACTTCTCTTGGATTCCCAAAATTTCCTCCCAGACATGCTCAGTGCAAGAGCCATAGCAATGAGAGCAAGATATGCTCTCATTTCATCActcaatttcattgttttcacTATTAtggattttcttgatttcttcttctgcttcttctacTTGTTTCTTGATAGATTTCTGGAGGAGAATCCTCTTCCTTGTTACTGTTATGTTAagtgtgaagatgaagatgagctCTCTGAGTCTTTATGTGGAAGGAGTAATGTTTTCAGGAAAATGGTGGTTTGTTTGCAGgaggagaagaaagagaaatgGTGTTTTAAGGCCGAGTTGCTCGAAGGTGGTCGGATTGCCGTTGCAGTGAATGTGCTTCTTGGATGGAGGAGGAGCAAAAGCTTCATTTTGTTGTTAAGAAGGCATTTCAAGGTGAGTTTATGTTCTTATTTTATCTGCTGGTTTGTGTAGTTTCTGTTACTGATAATGAATAACTCTTGATTTGGTTTCTGATGCAATGTTTTAGATGCTTTCTTGTATGCTACATCTATTTGTTAAGAGCAGCAGTAAAATGAGTTGAAGTTTACTCAACTGATCTTGTTGCAAGTTTCATAGATTCAGTCATCTTTGAAAGTTacttctgattttgattttccgGGACAATGTTTTGGATATTGTCTTGTTATGTTTATAGTACCAGAAAGCATGCAGCTAAATCTATTTTATCTAAACTGGATGTTTCATAGATTCAATCATCCTTGAACTTGTTTCTCTTTATTGTTaccttttgatttttgatgCAATATTTTGgatgttgttttgtttgtctAGAGTTTAGAGTATGATGAGGTATCAAAAAGTCTGCTCAGAAGTCTATTTGTTAACTTGACCAGTAGTTGAAGTTTACATAACTGATCTCAAGCATCtttaaatttataatcaatttgTTATACTATCaacatttaattttgatttctaaTGCAATGTTATGGATTAGTGTCTCATTCATCAAGAGTATGACAAGATATCAAAAAATATGCACAGCAATCTATTTGTCAACTTCAGTGGTAAAAAGGCTTCAAGTCTACTCGATTAATCTCAATGCAATTTTATCAGATTCAATTATCTCTGAATTCATAGTCATCTATATGTtctattgttaaatttttattttcatttctgatACAATGTTTTGAATTCTTGTATATGTCTAGATTATGATTATCTGTCTAGTATACACTTAAGTTTAATTGTTAAAAGCAGCAACAAAACAGCTTGAAGGCAAATGATATAAATTCGCAGATTCAATCAACTTTgaatttgtattatattttaactTCTGATTTCTGACGCAATGTTTTGGATTCAATCTTGTTATTGCTTTCAATATTAAACAGATAAACGTGAAGATCCCCAGAAAGATTCGATCGAAAATGTTATATTCATACATGGTTTCCTCTCGTCTTCCTTAGTGTGGGTCGAGACAGTTTTCCCAAATATATCTGAAAATGCTGGTCTAAATCTGCTGGCAGTTGATCTTCTAGGCTTTGGTAAAAGTCCCAAGCCTATGGATTGTTTATACAGATTGAAAGACCATTTAGACATGATCGAGAAATCGCTTATCGAACCATTTCATTTAGAATCTTTCCACCTTGTTGCTCACTCAATGGGTTGCACAATAGCATTAGCTTTAGCAGCAAAATACCCGAAGCATATCAAATCAATCACACTAGTCGGTGTGGTAAGTGAAATTGCCGCAGAACAAAGAGGAAACCGATACATCTCTCATCATGCTAATCACAtgctattcatttttttttttaatctcagcCATACCTCTCATCGAAATCAACCGGAGAAAAAGCAAGCCTCACAGCAATGAATGCAATGTGTGAGAAAAAGATTTGGCCGCCACTCGCATTCTCATCGGCTATCATGACATGGTATGAACACTTGGGAAGAACAACTTGTCTAATTTTCTGCAGAAACCATGCATTCTGGGAATGGCTTATGAAACTATTTACAAGGTATAGATATAAGTAAACCAGATTTACCGTATTCTTTTTGATTCGAACTACATGAATTAACTGCAGAAATGTTCATGCAGGGACATTCATTTCATGCTTAGAGACATGACAAGGCACACACATCACTCTGCATGGCATACAATGCACAATGTAATATGTGGCGAGGCTAAATATCTGGACAATTACTTGGAAACTGTGAAAAGAGAAGGCATACCAGTAAAAATAATTCAAGGAGATAAAGATCAAGTGACTCCTTTGGAATATGGCTTCAAATTAAAAGAGAAGCTTCCTCATTCTGAGCTACAAATCATCCCCAATGCTGATCATCAAACTGTCTTTCTTGGAAGGGAGAAGGAATTCACAAGAGAATTGCAACAATTTTGGTTATCTTCAATTGAATGTAAAAGTGCTTCCAAAGTTGcatgaatttttattgttatgagTATTGTAATTGTTGAATTTGTCTCAATAATTTGGTTAACCCAAATCAAGTTATGTTTAATGTAATGGTTAGCCACATCagagttttaaatttaaaatataagccATTATATAATTGGTGAGTTAGTTAagcttatatatgttttatttacaatactAGGGTTTCTAGCTGTTATTAAGATCTTGAGAGCTTTGTAACTCTTTTTTCTCCATGTTATTGGATATTTTTATTGGCTGATCACCCAAAGTCTTCTCTTACATTTTGTGTGCCTCCTCTCTTtactttgattttatattttatacttaaTTGTGTTTAATGCTCTTGCGTTGGGTTCCTCTTTTGTTGTCTTAATCTTTAGATTTCCGAGCATCCCTTTGCTCTTAGGATATAACTAACCTAAGTATTGAATCTCCTGCCTAGTACATTTATTCAAGAATTTATGTAGCTATATAGACCTAAGAATGCAACAAGAGAATTGAAgactaaacaaacaaaaaataaaataaaataaaggagcTTGTGGCTAATGGACTTTGGcaataaaattaagaattgaTGGCAATAACTTATTCAAGAGAGTAAGATAGAAAGcatgaataaatgaatgaatgttCAATCTATTGTCTATGTAGgactatttttttggatttagtTGCAAAAGAATCTGGTTCTAGCTCAGCTTTGGCAGTGGGTTGGGTTCGCCCAATTCCAATAATgagtttgtttaatttaatcttttagaaaatattgaaaatactaaaaattagttCATAAACTAATGTGTTGGATATCCCTAGTAATGGCTTTCTACCTTTGTTTGAGGTTGCTTTTCTTCTCTGTTGTTTGGTGCTGTTAGCTCTGTTTCTCtagttttgtattattttttctaaataaaattgtgatttatctatttttttatttttttaaaaaagtgttggacatgtgtatgtgtgtgtatatgaaATTGTTGCTTCATATAATTACAATTTTCCAAGTTTAGTTATATATTCTACATAATGAGTGAAACATATTTGGGAAACATTGGCAAGATGTTAATGAAATGTCGTTCTTTCATTTATtcaatcattcattcattcattaatttttttttattattatttagtggAGAGAAATGAAGGAGGTACAGAGTACTCTGCAGTAAAAAACAGAGTTTTAATGGTGAGAGTATAGTATTTGCAATGCTAATTGTGAATTGAATTCTAAATTTGGATTATCTTTTGTGGTTGGTTGAAATTTTTACAGTGAAATATTCCAACATTTAATACAGAGAAAAGCTTTTTATAAAGTCAGAACTACACTCAAAAGTGAACatattgtataatatttttgaGTTGTTAATTgacaaaagtgtttttttaccAAAGGTCAACTATAAAACTTCactatataattattgttagaGCCGGAGCTCTATAATTGATATTATTTGACACGTGGAGAAGATAACATGGCAAAAGTAATGATGTAGCAAACAAGATGGCATGGTAAGGTGATAAGCACATGATGGTATAACAAAGAGAAATGATGACAAGAAGCCTAAAAGCCTATCTTTGGAGAGTCtatgattttgaaaatttttcttgaaaaccaTGTGGAGGATAATCTAAAGAAGGGCACAAGTTATGTTTAGGAAGTGCAAGATCCTATTCACATGGAGGCAAAGCTAAAGTAAGACACAAAGTTATTTATGACCAAATTTATTTGAAGACCAAGCTATTCAAAGACAAAagctacttattattattattattattattattattattattattattattattataaagaaagaacacaGACATggctatttattaaaaagaaaagatgaaacaaAGAGGAAACGattgagaaaatgaaaagaaaagcagAACTAAACAACATGAACAAGCCAACTTTTGGCAAGAGCATATATTTGGAGAAGATTGTTGACTCAagtttggatgaatgaagatcatgcttagaagatattgaagagctaaacttagatgaaagaaaaaaaaagtttagtaagatgattttgaagatttttgaaaaccatctttggtgagatgaaGACGCATCTTGGTGGGTGCGACCCTCGGGAAAAGGGACATGCTGATATAATGAGGAGATAAGTCAGTTGCTGGCAGGGAAAACTCGGGAGGAGTTGACTGCATCGGCTTGGACTGACACAGTCGGGAGGACTGGGGGCGTTGTAACGAAAGTTAGAACTCAGTCAGGATCAATAGGTGGGTAGTGCTACCAGCTCGgttacaataggagttgcaacGTCTAACTTTGTAAGGTGTCTAATTTAGGAAGCCTGCCAGGCCTGTCAGAAACATGGAGTAGTGCAGCATGTACCGGCTTTAGAATTGCATCCGACgcaaatattctaaaaaaagatGTGCTATGTTTGGGACGTGaagacgtctatataagagatcatgTTGCTGAGATTTAGGGTATGCCATGAAAGAGTCCCTTGAATAAGGGTGAGtgagagtgggcatcgggcaatctagagagggttatTCTTTATCTTTGTGAGGATGAGTGAGAATTATACTCATTGTTTTCcgtctcttttagtggattattgaTTTCCAAGCTCAACCCCCCGATGTAGGCAAGTTGTACTGAACTAGATAATCAATTCGTGTGTCTATTTTTCTCTTACATGTTTGATTTTACATTAAGTATGTGTACTTACATTACATGAGGGattgattaaaaattaccaCACTAGTATCCCTCTGGAGCTAACAAATACAATAACCAATTCCTTCTAATAAGCTTTAAGCAATGCAATTTTGCATTAAGGAATAAGGAAGAATGCCTTTTAAAT
The DNA window shown above is from Dioscorea cayenensis subsp. rotundata cultivar TDr96_F1 chromosome 12, TDr96_F1_v2_PseudoChromosome.rev07_lg8_w22 25.fasta, whole genome shotgun sequence and carries:
- the LOC120273038 gene encoding probable lysophospholipase BODYGUARD 4: MEEEQKLHFVVKKAFQDKREDPQKDSIENVIFIHGFLSSSLVWVETVFPNISENAGLNLLAVDLLGFGKSPKPMDCLYRLKDHLDMIEKSLIEPFHLESFHLVAHSMGCTIALALAAKYPKHIKSITLVGVPYLSSKSTGEKASLTAMNAMCEKKIWPPLAFSSAIMTWYEHLGRTTCLIFCRNHAFWEWLMKLFTRDIHFMLRDMTRHTHHSAWHTMHNVICGEAKYLDNYLETVKREGIPVKIIQGDKDQVTPLEYGFKLKEKLPHSELQIIPNADHQTVFLGREKEFTRELQQFWLSSIECKSASKVA